One window from the genome of Roseomonas haemaphysalidis encodes:
- the poxB gene encoding ubiquinone-dependent pyruvate dehydrogenase: MAQSVADLIVATLSQAGVRRIWGVTGDSLNAMNDSLLRFPEVGWMHVRHEEVAAFAAGAEAAATGQLAVCAGSCGPGNLHLINGLFDCQRNHVPVLAIAAHIPSAEIGLNYFQETHPTELFRECSHFCEMLQTPAQMPELLHRAMRTAIGRQGVAVIVIPGDVALQDAPDGADASFPPLARPRLLPAAGQVEQLAEILNDAKAVTLLCGAGVDGAHAEVVALADALAAPIVHAYRGKEFIEWDNPFDVGMTGLIGFSSGYHAMMECDTLLMLGTDFPYRNFLPDKATIVQVDRDPGALGRRTPIRLGIHADVKEVAGPLRALIKPDRDRRFLDKARQHYAKARDGLDELAAPRDGEKPLHPQYVTRVVDELANADTIFTADVGTPAVWAARYLTMNGRRRLIGSFNHGSMANALPQALGAQAAFPGRQVVSLSGDGGLTMLMGDLLTAPQMGLPVKLIVFNNGTLGFVQLEQKAAGYLDTNVSLKNPDFAAIAREMGFLGIRVTRSDALRDAVAQAFAHDGPALVDVVTETTELVVPPKLKMEQVKGFSLYAARAVMSGRGDEVLQLAKANLFR; this comes from the coding sequence ATGGCGCAATCCGTCGCGGACCTGATCGTCGCCACCCTGTCCCAGGCCGGCGTGCGCCGCATCTGGGGCGTCACCGGCGACAGCCTGAACGCCATGAACGACAGCCTGCTGCGTTTTCCCGAAGTGGGCTGGATGCATGTGCGGCACGAGGAGGTCGCCGCCTTCGCGGCGGGGGCCGAGGCGGCGGCGACCGGGCAGCTCGCGGTTTGCGCCGGCAGCTGCGGCCCGGGCAACCTGCACCTGATCAACGGACTGTTCGACTGCCAGCGCAACCATGTGCCGGTGCTGGCCATCGCGGCGCATATCCCGTCCGCCGAGATCGGGCTGAACTACTTCCAGGAAACCCACCCGACCGAGTTGTTCCGCGAATGCAGCCATTTCTGCGAGATGCTGCAAACGCCGGCACAGATGCCGGAGCTGCTGCACCGGGCCATGCGCACCGCCATCGGGCGGCAGGGCGTGGCGGTGATCGTTATTCCCGGCGACGTTGCGTTGCAGGATGCGCCGGACGGCGCTGACGCCTCCTTCCCGCCGCTGGCGCGGCCGCGCCTGCTGCCGGCGGCCGGACAGGTGGAGCAGCTGGCGGAAATCCTGAATGACGCCAAGGCCGTGACGCTGCTGTGCGGCGCCGGCGTGGACGGTGCGCATGCCGAGGTGGTGGCGCTGGCCGACGCTCTGGCCGCGCCCATCGTGCACGCCTATCGCGGCAAGGAGTTCATCGAATGGGACAACCCCTTCGACGTGGGCATGACCGGGCTGATCGGCTTTTCCTCCGGCTACCACGCCATGATGGAATGCGACACGCTGCTGATGCTGGGCACGGACTTTCCGTACCGCAACTTCCTGCCCGACAAGGCGACCATCGTGCAGGTGGACCGCGACCCCGGCGCGCTGGGCCGGCGCACGCCCATCCGCCTCGGCATCCATGCGGACGTCAAGGAGGTGGCGGGACCGCTGCGGGCGCTGATCAAGCCCGACCGCGACCGCCGCTTTCTGGACAAGGCACGCCAGCACTATGCCAAGGCGCGCGACGGCCTGGATGAGCTGGCGGCGCCGCGGGACGGCGAAAAGCCGCTGCACCCGCAATACGTCACCCGCGTCGTCGACGAGCTGGCAAACGCCGACACGATCTTCACCGCCGATGTCGGCACGCCCGCGGTGTGGGCGGCGCGCTACCTGACCATGAACGGGCGGCGGCGGTTGATCGGCTCCTTCAACCACGGCTCCATGGCCAACGCCCTGCCGCAGGCCCTGGGGGCGCAGGCCGCCTTTCCCGGCCGCCAGGTGGTGTCCCTGTCCGGCGACGGCGGGCTGACGATGCTGATGGGCGACCTGCTGACAGCGCCGCAGATGGGGCTGCCGGTCAAGCTGATCGTCTTCAACAACGGCACGCTGGGCTTCGTGCAGCTGGAGCAGAAGGCGGCCGGCTACCTGGACACCAACGTGTCGCTGAAGAACCCGGACTTCGCCGCCATCGCGCGCGAGATGGGCTTTCTCGGCATCCGCGTCACGCGGTCGGACGCGTTGCGGGACGCGGTGGCGCAGGCCTTCGCGCATGACGGCCCGGCGCTGGTGGACGTGGTCACCGAAACCACGGAGCTGGTGGTGCCGCCCAAGCTGAAGATGGAACAGGTGAAAGGCTTCAGCCTGTATGCCGCCCGCGCCGTGATGAGCGGGCGTGGCGACGAGGTGCTGCAGCTGGCCAAGGCGAACCTGTTCCGCTGA
- a CDS encoding ABC transporter substrate-binding protein → MTSTLLHRRTLALATLSLPWLARPAAAQPAADTFRVVTSQEINGLDPARSGYVFARMQVAETLCGADDGGLPVPQLARSWSLSGDRLTWRFRLREGARFHDGTPVTAKAVLFCLDRARRQAGVLGNAPIRQLAAEHGEVVIRMERPFMPLTAFLAHYSTVVLAPASFDGEAVRAVIGSGPFKVAKLLAPQRLETERSEFWDGAAPAFGRASYLAAGRGETRAAMAEGGQAEMVAQLAPETVQRLRRDPHLDIRVQPIPRTRLIKLNCASPLFNDVRARRAISLALDRAGMAAALLRSPGSAATQMFPPSMAEWHVPGLPPLRRDVAEARRLLGALGWQSGDDGMLARNGRPFRFTLRTFSDRPELPGLATAMQAQLRDAGIDMQVAVVNSGEIPAGHRDGTLDAALMARNFSLVPDPLGTMLQDFGPQGGDWGAMNWSSPPLVSALQALGGTADPAERAALRGRASAILQEEVPVIPVAWFDLATAVSRRVAGLTVDPLEISFRVAGARWAV, encoded by the coding sequence ATGACCTCCACCTTGCTGCACCGACGCACGCTGGCCCTGGCCACCCTGAGCCTGCCCTGGCTGGCCCGCCCCGCCGCCGCCCAACCCGCCGCCGATACCTTTCGCGTGGTCACCTCGCAGGAGATCAACGGACTGGACCCTGCCCGGTCCGGCTATGTCTTCGCCCGCATGCAGGTGGCCGAAACGCTGTGCGGCGCCGATGACGGCGGGCTGCCCGTGCCGCAGCTCGCCCGCTCCTGGAGCCTGTCCGGCGACCGGCTGACCTGGCGCTTCCGGCTGCGCGAAGGGGCCCGCTTCCACGACGGCACGCCCGTGACGGCCAAGGCGGTGCTCTTTTGCCTCGACCGCGCGCGCCGGCAGGCGGGGGTGCTGGGCAATGCCCCGATCCGGCAGCTCGCCGCCGAACACGGCGAGGTGGTGATCCGGATGGAGCGGCCTTTCATGCCGCTGACCGCGTTTCTGGCGCACTACAGCACCGTGGTCCTGGCCCCTGCCTCCTTTGACGGCGAGGCGGTGCGTGCCGTGATCGGCAGCGGGCCCTTCAAGGTGGCGAAGCTGCTGGCGCCGCAGCGGCTGGAAACCGAACGTTCGGAATTCTGGGACGGCGCGGCGCCCGCCTTCGGCCGCGCCAGCTACCTGGCGGCCGGGCGGGGCGAAACCCGGGCCGCCATGGCGGAAGGCGGGCAGGCCGAGATGGTGGCGCAGCTGGCGCCGGAAACGGTGCAACGGCTGCGCCGCGACCCGCACCTCGATATCCGCGTGCAGCCCATCCCGCGCACGCGGCTGATCAAGCTGAACTGTGCCTCGCCGCTGTTCAACGACGTGCGGGCGCGGCGCGCCATCAGCCTGGCGCTGGACCGCGCGGGCATGGCGGCGGCGTTGCTGCGCTCGCCCGGCTCGGCCGCCACGCAGATGTTTCCGCCAAGCATGGCGGAATGGCATGTGCCCGGGCTGCCGCCGCTGCGGCGCGACGTGGCGGAAGCCCGCCGCCTGCTGGGGGCGCTCGGCTGGCAATCCGGGGATGACGGCATGCTGGCGCGGAACGGCCGGCCGTTCCGCTTCACGCTGCGCACCTTTTCCGACCGGCCGGAGCTGCCGGGGCTGGCCACCGCCATGCAGGCGCAGCTGCGCGACGCTGGCATCGACATGCAGGTGGCCGTGGTCAACAGCGGCGAGATCCCGGCCGGCCACCGCGACGGCACGCTGGACGCCGCGCTGATGGCCCGCAACTTCTCGCTGGTGCCGGACCCCTTGGGCACCATGCTGCAGGACTTCGGCCCGCAGGGCGGCGACTGGGGGGCGATGAACTGGTCCAGCCCGCCGCTGGTTTCAGCGCTGCAGGCCCTGGGCGGCACCGCCGACCCGGCGGAGCGCGCGGCCTTGCGCGGCCGGGCCTCCGCTATCCTGCAGGAGGAGGTGCCGGTGATCCCGGTGGCGTGGTTCGATCTGGCCACCGCCGTTTCCCGGCGCGTGGCGGGGCTCACCGTCGATCCGCTGGAGATTTCCTTTCGCGTCGCGGGTGCCCGATGGGCAGTCTGA
- a CDS encoding ABC transporter permease: MGSLIRVLGGRVAQALLVALLVSTACFLMVRLLPGDMAFRVAASRYGYDLVDGAAAEAVRQELGLDRPWLVQLAGWFASLARLDLGVSLASGEPVLALLGMQLGHTLLLSVVALLFSLLLGPPLGVLAGLRAGGWWDGIALALAAALRAVPAFVVGIALMLWLAVEWDWLPVAGIGGWREVVLPALTLALGLAAASSRVTRDAVAAVVASPFFGFARMKGLGDGAAFRRHGLRNASIPVVAYLGLQLVTLIEGVVVVESLFAWPGIGHALVHAVLGRDIPMVQGTALLMGLLFVALNAVTDLACWGLDPRRRAVRA; encoded by the coding sequence ATGGGCAGTCTGATCCGCGTGCTGGGCGGCCGCGTAGCCCAGGCACTGCTGGTGGCGCTGCTGGTCAGCACCGCCTGCTTTCTGATGGTGCGGCTGCTGCCGGGCGACATGGCCTTTCGCGTCGCCGCCAGCCGCTACGGCTACGACCTGGTCGACGGCGCGGCGGCCGAGGCGGTGCGGCAGGAGCTTGGCCTGGACCGGCCCTGGCTCGTGCAGCTGGCCGGCTGGTTCGCTTCCCTCGCGCGGCTGGACCTCGGCGTGTCACTGGCGTCCGGCGAGCCGGTGCTGGCGCTGCTGGGCATGCAGCTCGGCCACACGCTGCTGCTGTCCGTGGTGGCATTGTTGTTCTCGCTCCTTCTGGGGCCGCCGCTCGGGGTGCTGGCGGGGCTGCGCGCTGGGGGCTGGTGGGATGGCATCGCCCTGGCCCTGGCGGCGGCGCTGCGGGCAGTGCCGGCATTCGTGGTCGGCATCGCGCTGATGCTGTGGCTGGCGGTGGAATGGGACTGGTTGCCGGTGGCGGGCATCGGCGGCTGGCGGGAGGTGGTGCTGCCGGCCTTGACGCTGGCGCTGGGCCTCGCCGCCGCCTCCTCCCGCGTGACGCGGGATGCGGTGGCGGCGGTGGTGGCCTCGCCCTTCTTCGGCTTCGCGCGGATGAAGGGGCTGGGCGATGGCGCCGCCTTTCGCCGGCACGGGCTGCGCAACGCGTCCATTCCCGTGGTGGCCTATCTCGGCCTGCAGCTGGTGACCCTGATCGAGGGGGTGGTGGTGGTGGAATCGCTGTTCGCCTGGCCCGGCATCGGCCACGCGCTGGTGCATGCCGTGCTGGGGCGCGACATTCCGATGGTGCAGGGCACGGCATTGCTGATGGGCCTGCTCTTCGTGGCCCTGAACGCCGTCACCGACCTTGCCTGCTGGGGCCTGGACCCGCGGCGCCGGGCGGTGCGGGCATGA
- a CDS encoding ABC transporter permease: protein MRGKHLLGGGMLAVVLAIALLGPLHGADPLRQNLSDALLPPGGAYPLGTDHLGRDLLARLAAGARPSFGFALLAALAAAVPGTLLGLVAALRGGWAARLLGGLADAVQALPALLLVVLFTAFAPGEFLPLYLGLALSLWVEFFRITRNTAASVMARPQVEAARLLGFGAWHIMHRHLWPEVAPLVATLFAFAAGTAVTTIAALAFIGVGSRPPVPEWGSMMTELLPHYADAPLALALPAILIFLTVLGLQLLAGRERT, encoded by the coding sequence ATGAGGGGCAAGCATCTGCTGGGCGGCGGCATGCTCGCGGTCGTCCTCGCCATTGCGCTGCTGGGTCCTTTGCATGGCGCGGATCCGCTGCGGCAAAACCTGTCAGACGCGCTGTTGCCGCCCGGTGGCGCTTATCCGCTGGGCACCGACCACCTGGGGCGCGACCTGTTGGCGCGGCTCGCCGCAGGCGCGCGCCCTTCCTTCGGCTTCGCGCTGCTGGCGGCGCTGGCGGCGGCAGTGCCGGGCACCCTGCTTGGCCTGGTGGCGGCGTTGCGCGGCGGCTGGGCTGCACGGCTGCTCGGTGGGCTGGCGGATGCGGTGCAGGCCCTGCCGGCATTGCTGCTGGTGGTCTTGTTCACGGCCTTCGCGCCGGGTGAATTCCTGCCGCTCTACCTTGGTCTCGCATTGTCGCTGTGGGTGGAGTTCTTTCGCATCACCCGCAACACGGCGGCCAGTGTCATGGCGCGGCCGCAGGTGGAGGCGGCGCGGCTGCTGGGCTTCGGCGCGTGGCACATCATGCACCGCCACCTGTGGCCAGAAGTCGCGCCGCTGGTGGCAACGCTGTTTGCCTTTGCCGCAGGCACCGCAGTGACCACCATCGCGGCGCTGGCCTTCATCGGCGTCGGATCGCGGCCGCCCGTGCCTGAATGGGGCAGCATGATGACGGAGTTGCTGCCCCATTACGCCGATGCCCCGCTGGCCCTCGCGCTGCCGGCCATCTTGATCTTTCTGACCGTGCTCGGCCTGCAATTGCTGGCGGGGCGGGAGCGCACATGA